Below is a window of Pleurodeles waltl isolate 20211129_DDA chromosome 4_1, aPleWal1.hap1.20221129, whole genome shotgun sequence DNA.
AGGACAGAGTGGACTGTGTACTTGACCtcggatcaaggatggctgagtacatgaaaaaggccactataaaccttcaggccagctgccaggaactgcagaagcagtggcatgaccaaaaggctgttttgactgtttaccagccagggcagaaggtgtgggttctggagcctgtggctgtcagggcactccaagacaagtggagtggtccccacacagtagtggaaaggaagggtgaggtcacctacttggtggacctaggcactcccagtagccccctcagggtacttcatgtgagccgcctgaagccctactatgacagggctgacaggaccctactcatggccactgatgagggacaggaggaagagagagacccactccctgacctcttctccaactctgcagctgatggctcagttgatggagtagtCATTGCTGACTGCCTTTCTGAGTCCcagaaagaagactgcaggaatctcctaggacagttctcagaatgtttctctctaacacctggtcagacaacatggtgtgaacacaccattgatacaagaGACAGTGTGCCCATAAAAAGCTAAATCtgtaggcaacctgaccatgttagagactgcatcaaaaCAGAAGTGTAAAATATTCTAGACCTAGGAGTCATTAAGCACTCTGACAACCCCTGGGCTagaccagtggtgttggtcccaaaacctcactctcagAATGGGGAAAGATAAATGAggctttgtgttgactatagagggctcaacactgtcacaaagacaTATGCTCATCCTATCCGTAGGGTAGATGAGCTAATAgagacactggcatctgccaagtatctaagcacagttgatttgactgcaggatattggcagatcaaattatcagatgatgctaaaccaaagacagcattttcaaccattggaggaaaCTATCATTTTACTATGAAGCCCTTTGGtctgcaaaatgcacctgccacatttcagaggctggtgaatacagtccttcaaggactggaagcctatagtgcagcttatttagaaaatatagctgtctttagctccacctgggaggatcacctggtccacctgtggtatgttttggaggccctgtagaaagcaggcctcactatcaaggcctctaagtacCAGATAAGGCAGGGGAAGGTTGAATATCTGTGCCACCTGGTAGGtgaaggccagattcaaccactacaggggaaaatccaaccaATTTTGGATTGGACTTCCCCAactactcaaactcaggtgagagcctttttagccctcactgggtattacaggaggtgcatgaagaactatggctccattgtagcccctcttaatgatctcacctcAAAGAGGATGTCCAAGAAAGTCTTATGGACAGCTACCTCAGAAAGCTTTTGCGGATCTTAAACAGGGCACGTGCTCAGCACCTATtctaagaagccctgactactccaagcagttcatagcTGAGACAGATGcatctgaggtaggggttgggtaGTGTTATCtcaacttaacactgagggccaggaccaacctgcagcctttataagcagaaggttgacccccagggaaaagcgttggtctggcATATACaggggggcctttgctgtggtttgggccttgaagaagctaaggccatacttgtttggcactcacatccttgttcagacagaccaccagccccttctttggctcaaacaaataaaaggtgaaaatcccaaattgttaaGATCCCTacggggaatggactatacagtggaacatagacctgggagtaaccattcaatgcagatggtctctccagatatttccacttagacaatgaagactcaactggacaaggttagccttattgtccttcgtttggggggggaggggtgtgtaggaaagccccctctttcctggcatgattacccccattttctgcctgtttgtgtgtttgactgtgttcactgggatcctgctaaccaggaccccagtgattatgctttctcccttcaaacttggttacttacaccccacatttggcatactggtacccccatgtaagtccctagtatatggtacccatgtaaccagggcattgaggtaccaggggatccccatgagctgcagcatgtattatgccacccatggggagccaatgcaaaatgtatctgcaggcctgccattgcagcctgtgtgaaagggtgcatgcaccccttttcacaccaggtcactgtaagtcacccatacggcaggccctcctagcccaaagggcaggatgcaagtacgtgtgtgtgagggcacccctgcactagcaaaggtgcccccatgaactccagttccattttcctggactttgtgagtgcggggacaattgtatgcgtgtactggacaaaggccactacttatgtccagctacataatggtagctccaaacctaggcatgtttggtataaaccaTGTCAGATTcattccccaatactgttgccagtattggaagtatgattccatgcactctggggctccttagaggacccttagcattgctcctaccagccttctggggttttccgggcagcccatgctgctgccgccactcctcaggcaggtttctgccctcctgctgcttgaacagctcaagcccaggaaggcagaacaaaggatttcctttgggagaggggggggtAACACtctcttccctttggaaataggtgttactttgcttgggaggggtagcctccccaagccactggtatgctttgaagggcacatttggtgcccactgtgcataaaccagtctacaccagttcagggacctccagtccctgctctggcatgaaactggataatggaaaggggagtgaccaccccctattccatcaccaccccaggggttgtgcccagagctcctccagagggtctctgggttctgccatcttgcatccaaggttggcagggacctctgggagcatatgagtggccaggtcaggcaagtgacatcagagccctctctttcagggctatttagggtctctctctttcgggtgggtcctcagattcagcttgcaagattcacagcaggactcctctgcaacctctactttgacttctagtcactggaaccgtgactggaccctccagaaactgacaatctgcatccatgacgaagactctacttgcatcattgtttttcacagctccttccagcttcagcaacatttccccagctgtgcatcctctgagggcagcaggtcttcagtctgcatgagaaggaagaaggaatctcccttggagtgaaaaagtcactcccacgcatccacaggcaccaactgcaacaatgaccggctgcaaGGATCATCTCTCATcatgaactgtgtggatcctgcatcacaggtgatgatCCAGAGTGgtccttttggtcctctctgccagctttccaacttttgtagaggtaagcctttgccttcccatgcaaaacAGTACCCCCATCCACCACATGTCTtggagctaccaaggcttgttttcatctcctcaaagggatcttcaggctcttttAGCCCcagccccagcacttcttcctgcaatgaacagacctctgcatgcttctcctgcggtgTAGGATCCTTCCACAGTTGTGCttcgtgggctcctctgtgactcctggttcctcgtccagtgggtctgcTCTGGGAGCTGCCTCTTCTGCTTTGGACTTTTTACCTTGCTGAGGGTTCCCCGAGGactccccccatgggttgagtcctcctggaccttgcaggTCCCTGGCAGCTTCACTTTTGCTTtactgcgacttctgcctttgccaaggcttgttggtggcttttccacagcactgactgactgcaaccatccatccagcgtaggacattgactgcatcctccaggaactcttcacctgctccaagaCTGCATTCCTGGCCATCTTCGTCTtactgtcaaccaactcctgcaaccacagctgggtgggtagtagctcctgctccctctggactcttctgtgacttctgaacttggtccccttcttccacaggtcttcctctccaggaatctattgctggtttcttgcagtcttgtctaggtgttgtttatttgcatttgcactgttttctatcatttCCAagcctattgctgattactagtgcacatatctagtgtgtttcttacctcctattggaaggttgcctctctagtactgtttggtaattgtgtcactaaaataaagtacctttattcttgtaacactgagggggtcattctgagtctgccgcccgccagacttcccccctccaaaataccgctccgcgatcgaaagaccgctgagggtattttggcttttgcactgggctggcgggcgaccgccaaaaggccgcccgccagcccagtgcaaaaacccttcccacgaggacgccggctcagaattgagccggcggagtgggaaggtgcgacgggtgcagttgcacccgtcgcgaacttcagtgtctgcaaagcagacactgaaattctttttggggccctcttacgggggccccgcgacaccccataccgccatcctgttcctggcgggagaactgccaggaacaggatggcggtatggcgtgtcagaatccccatggcagcgcagcaagctgcgccgccatggaggattcaatagggcagcggaaaaccggcgggagaccgccggttttccctttctgaccgcggccataccgccgcggtcagaatgctcccgccgaccctggccccggcggtccgtgaccgccggggtcagaatcaccccctgagtgttttctttcatgtgtgtacgtgctgtgtgacgacagtgatattgcatgggttttgcatgtgtcctagataagccttagctgctcatccacagatacctctagatACCCTCGCTTCTAGTCACTGCCAagactacactaataggggatacttggacctggtataaggtgtaagtaccttaggtacccaccactcaccaggccagcttcctacacattgaCAAAGTGAGATTTTAGCTTTGCTATTGCTTATTTAAAGGTGATTAGGTGAGCTCACTTGGTTACAACATTTAACAAAAAGAAGTTACAAGAGGATGAGCAGGCCAGAATGACTTCTCGTGGTATGGTGTACAAGAGCACAAGTAATTTAAAACCAAACCAATTACAAGTCACGGCTGGTGTcggggcaacatttaaaaaaacacttaccccaATACCCGCTGCATCTCCTCTCTTCTGGCTCCActacaggcataggctcccagactgccctgcgaccaatcctaatgctgctggcagcatgagagcagcatcagaacTGGCCTGAGTGCCCTCGATTTGCGcttccagacagactgggagcctgctgtCTCCAAACCTGGCAATGCAGctcaggttggagacagctcagtgtgcatgtttgtttggttgccgtgagatggccagccaaacccaTGTCCACTGATACCAGTGCACACCACCCCCCCTTGTGCCTGTCATACTTATGGCCCCACCTCCTAGAGGGATAAAACGATAATaatcatggtttattattgttttatttttcatgttttgctgctgctggtgggtgaaggagatgctcctCCGCCGTAGCAGAGGAGCTACCGATTTCAATTACTACCTGCGCAAttctaacaattaaaaaaaaaaaattaagacttcACCATAGCATGGCATAACTTCACTAAATTGTTAAGCAAAGGAGAAATGACCCAATGACAGGACGGTCAATGTTccgtaaagaaaaatgaaaacctGATGCAATAGGCACACGCAACCAGGTTCCAAACCAGCAACAGTCAAAGGCATGTTTTTTAGGTCTAGAAGATAAGCTGTTGCTTGCTTTACCCACAGGAATTGCGAGACAGACTACAgcagttgtaagcagcaacatctGTGTAGCAGCCACTACCCCTGGATATCTGTGAATGATGCCTCTCACTGAATGATTGAATACAGGATCCATTAGGTTACAATCACTGAGCGGCTCTATTGCCTTCAATGGATGCGCTCCCTAAAATCCAAAGCTCTAATACGATAATGAGACCAGCATTATTGATACAGTAATGATTCCTCACAGGCTCATCCGCCTGCACCCACCGTAGGCAGACAGCACTTCCACCATATGTGTAGGCTTTATTCTTACTGTTTAAATATTCAAAGATGACTCTGGCACTAGCCTCCAAGGACCATCACAGTGACTTCTTTCATCATGAAATGTGCCCTTTGATTGGCTTAACCAGTACATTTGTTACTCGTACAGAGCTCTCTCTCATGACTCTGCAGTCTGGTCACCCATAATCAGcagcactggaattatgcagcaggagaggaccaAAGCATGTGGATTGAGTAAATTATACattaagaaaagacaaattatgctgaGAAATCTGGCACATTTTCTGATAGTTTTACTTCATTTttgttaacactgcctgggcattggttgcatGTCATTAGCACTAGTGTAACACccacatatagcaataagcaacagaaaggtgaccagtcaagccgtacaaagggccttccactgcgtggCAACGTGTTGCTGTGATTTTAAAAACtcttgaaccgtttgagctagaaacatttttttttggttaaaatcttcATATCATGGAGCAGATGATGGTttgtgtggcaaatctataattatgcaaaaaagctgaggccgcacaattgcataattccagtggcccggacCAAAATCCTTTAAAGTTTGGCTTCAGCTTCCTTGAATCAAATCTATTTCAGGGATGCAGTTTCTAATGGGAAGCAACTTTCCTTCCAAGTTTAAAGATTAGCATTTGGTTGAGTAAACAAACATAGTGTCCATAAAACCTTTGTTAGTTATCAATAAATGTACTTCATTGTATAATATTAATCTAGGCCCAAATTCAACAATGCTTCACACGATGGAACCCAGCAAGGCAAGTTactgtgctgtgttgcgtgaagGCAGGAGTGCtgaactgcgccatatttacaaagatctgGCGCTGCTCAGCTCTCTCCCTTCactggcacacttgtggctgcctcGTGCCaaagcagacacccatgcaccaaggcaaggatgcctgcattgtgggccgGATTGTTTGTGTGGCGGAAGCGATACCTTcaaggcacaaaaacaatccttagatgcTTAACACTCTTTGCAAAGAGGAAGGAACAAGGAAAAGttcagatatttctcctcactaagCCAGCCTTGAGTAGGTGCATCAATGCTTCAAAGCTATACAAGGCAGCGCTATGCACTCCCTCGTGTTAATTTTTGTTTCACTGGGCTTTGCATTGCTTAGTAAATCCTGAAATACATTTTGTGCCAgggctgcatcaaaaaaatgacccaACCTGATTAAACATACAATTAAACCTGGGCCTTGGGTTGCAATAAAGAAATATGCTGCTGATACTGTACAATTGGGCACCAAAATATATCTGTTTTATCATGGCATAATACATGTACTTTCTACCAAAATACCAAAGGCCACCTTCGGCAGTGCACTGCATAGCAATCCACACACATTTCAGCAGTGGGGAACATCAATGTATTGTTACCTATGAAAACCTCACCATTTATGTATGGGGCCCTTACAAACCCTCTAGCTTCACTCATCCTGCTGGGCCTTTTTTACTTAAACTCTTAGCttaacaatcaaacacactgatctATTTCTCAGCACTGACTGTGCTCCACTATATTTACTGTGAACTAAGCCACCTGTGGGCGTCTGGGTGAGtttttgttgtgggtgtgtgctcaTGCTATGGCACGATTGAGAGCTTTGGAGATGACGCTGAAGGCAGTCTAAGTCTCTGTCACTGAGTCATACAGGTGTTAAGCCTACGTGCTCATCCAATCCTTACCCGCACTGACCATCACACAGCGCGAGGGCCCTCTACTTGCCAATGTACTTAGGATTTTATGTGAAAGTGCGTGAGGGGAGTACACAGCTGGTGAAATACTGACAGCATCCAAGGGAAAGAGAATGCTGTGTTTACAAACGAGGAGAGGAGAAGACGCAGATGAAGAGGCAACAGATATGCAAATAGAGGATTTCCGTAAAACGTGGGTGGTAAGAGGGTGCAACTATCTAACCGAGAGAGATTTGAGATGAGAGTGATGTGCCTGGGAGAGAGGGGGTGATTGAGCCACTCTGAAGACCGCTGCCCCTTCCACAAGCCTTAGTGCACTTCAATACACAGTCTCATATTAGCAGAATACAAACATGTTCAGTTCTAGTTGTTCATAGCAATGTTATTGTTGGTACGCATTTATCTAATACTGCTAACAAGGACCAGGAAAGCCAACGAGTCTGGCGAGTTTCAGGCTTGTGTTTGTTGTTTTAAGTCAGACCTGTAATTATGAAGACCACACCTCTTGGAAAGGATTCTTAGTTATGTTTCTTTGTCCACATCGCATTTTTAATAAGCCCCTGTTTTTTTCCATTCCACATAAAgcactaaataaaaaataatattatataATCTCTTGAGCTCTGTGTTTTATGTACTAAATCTGTGTTTATATCATAGATTGACAATGCATAACTAACTAGCTCATCTTCATTATATAGCAGATCCAGTGGTATTGAACTCATGAACATGCATTAATGTATACATGACGTTTGTTAATCCTAGGTAGAGGACACCCTTTTATGTGGTGATATACGGTTTCTCTATATGCTGACGCATAACTGGGGAGATCTCCCCTAGAATTTGGGAGTAGAGGGCTTTATGAGTAGTATGGGTCTTCCCCAATTTGCAGCAAGGCTTCATTGGCCTACATCACCCTTGTACCAAATCACCATATTTTGTGCTTTTTATACAGAAATAGCTCTAATGTTTAATTCAAGCAATAGGAATACACCACGTCCCTTTACTAAACTTTATACATGCGACATACAGGCTTTCATGACATAGACGTATATTTTATTCTATTCCTAATCCAACCATATAGAGATTAATTCTGTATAATAGATCATCAGCCAGTTGTCTTGGAGAAAATAAGTGTCCTCATACGTTCAACGTGTGGAGCTATGCTCCTTTAATCTCTTTATTGACATcatgaaataaatattcaaatcATTTGAGAGTTAAATTACCAAAAGAGATTAAGTTTATTACAAAATATTTGTACTattaaatacatcttttaatatttTTCTGAATCTGAATATTGATCCACTTTTCGGATTTTAGGAACTATAATTACAGAGTACATATGTAAATGCTATTAATGCAAACAGAGTGAGTTCACACATTGGTGTAATAGCTACCTTTGCAGCTGTGTGCATGACAAGCTTTTCCAAAGAGTTCACTAATTCATTGGTGAGTGTCCCCTTCTTTGGCGACAGACTGTAGATCCTTGTTTTCCATTATTTTCTCAATCTCCTGTTCAATTTCTGACCGCTTCTTTGGCTCGGGGCTGTCTTCTGACCAATTGCCGACCTTCCTTACCCCCTTTGCGACTCTTGGAGCGTTGCTGCATGGGTTATGGTCATAGATGACCAGCTTCAGCGCAGACAGGTGCCTGAGACTCGGGAAGACCCTGATGCCATTTCTGTCCAAATCGATCACCTCCAGGAAGGGCATCTCCAGCAGGACTCGAGGAAAGTCGCTCAAGAGGATCCCAGACAGCCACAGAGTGCGGAGCTCCTTCAGGTCTTTGAGCTCCTTGGGGAGCTGGCGGATGGGGTTGGCTCCAGCGTGGAATGTCTTAAGGTGCTTCAGCTGGCAGATGACGTCAGGCAACTGAGTAAAGTAGTTGTACTCAATCCACAAAGTATGCAGGTTGTCAAGATGACTCAATTCTGATGGGAGGT
It encodes the following:
- the LRRC10 gene encoding leucine-rich repeat-containing protein 10, encoding MGNTIKGIIAFIPSKKCQEFLTGELEEMPIDKMVDLSNNQLRRFPLQVCTYTELVKLYLSDNNLNSLPPELELLQKLQILALDFNNFKALPLVVCRLSQLCILYLGNNRLRDLPSELSHLDNLHTLWIEYNYFTQLPDVICQLKHLKTFHAGANPIRQLPKELKDLKELRTLWLSGILLSDFPRVLLEMPFLEVIDLDRNGIRVFPSLRHLSALKLVIYDHNPCSNAPRVAKGVRKVGNWSEDSPEPKKRSEIEQEIEKIMENKDLQSVAKEGDTHQ